A single region of the Arthrobacter sp. PAMC25564 genome encodes:
- a CDS encoding PhoH family protein, producing the protein MAISEQLPDVNTDQGRKATSRAKRATSKTGPADSHAAAGPAVSGEETAGRESARSFVIDTSVLLSDPRALLRFAEHEVILPIVVITELEGKRHDPELGYFARKALRLLDDLRLEHGGLDRPIPIGRDGGTLMVELNHISAEVLPAGFRGGDNDSRILAVAKNLANEGRDVTVVSKDLPMRVKASAMGLQADEYRNELVKDSGWTGVAEIDASEEDVSTLYGHEPVFIPEAAEMPTNTGLVLLSSRGSALGRVGADKQVRLVKGDRDVFGLHGRSAEQRLAIDLLMDPEVGIVSLGGRAGTGKSALALCAGLEAVLERQEHRKVIVFRPLYAVGGQELGYLPGSEAEKMNPWAQAVFDTLGALVSQEVVEEVMDRGMLEVMPLTHIRGRSLHDAFVIVDEAQSLEKNVLLTVMSRIGQNSKIVLTHDVAQRDNLRVGRHDGVAAVVETLKGHPLFGHVTLTRSERSPIAALVTELLEGAEI; encoded by the coding sequence GTGGCTATCTCTGAACAACTGCCCGACGTCAATACCGACCAGGGACGGAAAGCTACCTCTCGCGCCAAGCGAGCCACCTCAAAGACCGGTCCAGCGGATTCCCATGCTGCGGCCGGTCCCGCTGTTTCCGGGGAAGAAACGGCAGGGCGGGAATCGGCCCGGAGCTTCGTGATCGACACCTCGGTGCTGCTCTCGGACCCGCGGGCCCTGCTGCGCTTCGCCGAACACGAGGTCATCCTGCCGATCGTTGTCATCACCGAGCTCGAAGGCAAGCGCCATGATCCCGAACTCGGCTACTTCGCCCGCAAGGCGCTGCGGCTCCTCGATGACCTGCGGCTTGAGCACGGCGGCCTGGACCGGCCCATCCCGATCGGCCGCGACGGCGGCACGCTTATGGTGGAGCTGAACCACATCTCCGCCGAGGTGCTCCCGGCCGGATTCCGCGGCGGGGACAATGACAGCCGGATCCTCGCGGTCGCCAAGAACCTGGCCAACGAGGGCCGGGACGTCACGGTGGTGTCCAAGGACCTGCCGATGCGCGTCAAGGCCTCGGCCATGGGGTTGCAGGCCGACGAATACCGCAACGAGCTCGTCAAGGACTCGGGCTGGACCGGCGTCGCGGAAATCGACGCGAGCGAGGAGGACGTCTCCACCCTCTACGGCCACGAGCCGGTCTTCATCCCCGAGGCGGCCGAGATGCCGACAAACACGGGGCTGGTCCTGCTCTCCAGCCGCGGATCGGCCCTGGGCCGGGTGGGGGCGGACAAGCAGGTGCGCCTGGTGAAGGGCGACCGCGACGTCTTCGGACTGCACGGGCGCTCGGCCGAACAGCGGCTCGCAATCGACCTGCTGATGGATCCCGAGGTAGGCATCGTGTCCCTCGGCGGGCGCGCCGGCACCGGAAAGTCCGCGCTGGCCCTCTGCGCCGGCCTCGAGGCCGTCCTGGAGCGCCAGGAGCACCGCAAGGTGATCGTCTTCCGGCCGCTCTACGCGGTGGGCGGCCAGGAACTCGGCTACCTGCCAGGCTCAGAGGCGGAGAAGATGAATCCGTGGGCGCAGGCGGTCTTCGACACCCTCGGTGCGCTCGTCAGCCAGGAAGTCGTGGAGGAAGTGATGGACCGCGGCATGCTCGAGGTCATGCCGCTGACCCACATCCGCGGCCGTTCGCTGCACGATGCATTCGTGATCGTGGATGAGGCACAGTCCCTCGAGAAGAACGTGCTGCTCACCGTGATGAGCCGCATCGGCCAGAACTCGAAGATCGTCCTGACCCACGACGTCGCCCAGCGCGACAACCTGCGGGTCGGCAGGCACGACGGCGTTGCCGCCGTCGTCGAGACGCTCAAGGGGCACCCGCTCTTTGGCCACGTCACCCTCACCCGCTCGGAGCGCTCGCCGATCGCGGCGCTCGTGACGGAGCTGCTGGAGGGGGCGGAGATCTAG
- a CDS encoding isoprenyl transferase, translated as MELPGFLYGFYERSLQRSLDPGRIPKHIGVMVDGNRRWARQFNAPTSQGHQAGADKIHEFLGWCQELGVKVVTLYMLSTDNMSRSGEELDLLMGIIANTLDRLDDDADISVHAMGAPELLPDYLAERLNHLTARTPVRDKIHVNVAVGYGGRREIVDAVRELLHDAVARGEDIGKLADELTVDDISRFLYTRGQPDPDLVIRTSGEQRLSGFLMWQSAYSEFYFCEALWPAFRKVDFLRALRDYAGRQRRFGT; from the coding sequence ATGGAACTGCCCGGGTTCCTTTATGGCTTCTACGAGCGCTCGCTCCAGCGCTCGCTGGACCCGGGGCGCATCCCCAAACACATCGGTGTCATGGTCGACGGCAACCGGCGCTGGGCGCGCCAGTTCAACGCCCCCACGAGCCAGGGGCACCAGGCCGGGGCCGACAAGATCCACGAGTTCCTCGGCTGGTGCCAGGAACTCGGCGTCAAAGTCGTCACCCTGTACATGCTGTCCACGGACAACATGAGCCGCTCAGGCGAGGAACTTGACCTGCTGATGGGGATCATCGCCAACACGCTGGACCGGCTGGACGACGACGCCGACATTTCCGTACACGCCATGGGCGCCCCGGAACTGCTGCCGGACTACCTGGCCGAGCGGCTCAACCACCTGACCGCCCGAACTCCCGTACGCGACAAGATCCACGTCAACGTCGCCGTCGGCTATGGCGGCCGCCGCGAGATTGTCGACGCCGTCCGCGAACTGCTGCACGACGCCGTCGCCCGCGGGGAGGACATCGGGAAGCTGGCCGACGAGCTCACCGTGGACGACATCTCACGGTTCCTGTACACGCGGGGCCAGCCCGATCCGGACCTGGTGATCCGCACCTCGGGGGAGCAGCGGCTTTCCGGGTTCCTGATGTGGCAGAGCGCGTACAGCGAATTCTACTTCTGTGAGGCCCTTTGGCCGGCGTTCCGTAAAGTCGATTTCCTCCGCGCCCTGCGCGACTACGCCGGAAGGCAGCGGCGCTTCGGCACCTGA
- a CDS encoding hemolysin III family protein, producing MDSNSREPRPERHPGRGHGPVDEAAVRIAELLMIKPKWRGWIHTFTAPFALAAGLVLVILAPTPDLKTASAVYAFTGVLLFGVSAIYHRGNWSPGVKIVLKRLDHTNIMLVIAGSYTPLAWALLERPKAELLLGIIWSGAILGVLFRLLWTHAPRWLYVPIYIALGCGSLFYLPEFFAANVASAVLICVGGALYIAGAVFYALKKPNFSYQHFGFHELFHAFTVFAFAAHFIAIAIAVLG from the coding sequence ATGGATAGCAACAGCCGCGAGCCGCGGCCGGAGCGGCACCCGGGCCGTGGACACGGTCCGGTGGACGAAGCCGCGGTCCGGATTGCCGAACTCCTGATGATCAAGCCCAAGTGGCGCGGCTGGATCCACACGTTCACGGCGCCGTTTGCCCTGGCCGCGGGCCTGGTCCTGGTGATCCTCGCCCCCACCCCCGATCTGAAGACCGCCTCCGCCGTCTATGCCTTCACCGGGGTGCTGCTCTTCGGGGTGAGCGCCATCTACCACCGCGGGAACTGGTCGCCCGGGGTCAAGATCGTGCTGAAGCGGCTCGATCACACCAACATCATGCTGGTCATTGCCGGCAGCTACACGCCTCTGGCCTGGGCGCTGCTGGAGCGGCCCAAGGCCGAACTGCTGCTGGGGATCATCTGGTCCGGAGCCATCCTTGGTGTGCTGTTCCGGCTGCTGTGGACCCATGCGCCGCGCTGGTTGTATGTGCCGATCTACATCGCCCTGGGCTGCGGCTCGCTGTTCTACCTGCCGGAGTTCTTCGCCGCCAATGTCGCATCGGCGGTGCTGATCTGCGTCGGGGGTGCCCTCTACATCGCCGGCGCCGTGTTCTATGCCTTGAAGAAACCGAACTTCAGCTACCAGCACTTCGGCTTCCACGAACTGTTCCATGCGTTCACGGTGTTCGCCTTTGCCGCCCATTTCATCGCGATTGCCATCGCCGTCCTGGGCTGA
- a CDS encoding thioredoxin domain-containing protein, with amino-acid sequence MPGPEPADGGPSRTFPEAANALGGEPSAYLRQHAGNPVHWRPFGDEAFAFAAARDVPVFLSIGYAACHWCHVMAHESFEDPATAEFLNANFVAIKVDREERPDVDAVYMAATQAISGEGGWPMSVFLLPDGRAFHAGTYYPPRPMPGRPSFGQVLEAVREAWRERRGAVEANAATLARGIAGSQLGSAVRLDGPPGPVDAALLPEAVRALARSEDPEDGGFGAAPKFPPSAVLEFLIRHAAVPSAAAGPDTAAAARDMAGRTLAAMSRSALFDQLDGGFARYSVTRDWSVPHFEKMLYDNAQLLRVYVHWVRLGGTAHFPAAEAAEVASRTADWILSSLGLGAAGGAGPEGGPEALASSLDADTVVEGVHSEGASYLWTAAELAGLLGPADGPAVAELMNVHARGTVSADGSPLHPGRAAGGGEAALWQRARPLLLAARNRRPQPARDDKVVAGWNGLAVAALAEAGAVLGRPELAGAAERIAAYLARVHWKAGSGGGPGTLVRVSHAGAARGIGGLLEDYAFCAEGLLALYAVSGRTRWYRLADAMVQAACTRFVADGALTDTAGESEQVFNAQGRRAALDPFDGATPSGAAAFAGVLLSYSALSGSSQHRALAGNILSLLPPLATRAPRVAGWLLATAQAGLAGPVEAAVAGPDTPERAAMHRELLRSPSPGLVIAVQDGGDAGGEDAAAVPLLHGRGAGPDGGPQVFLCRGMVCDRPAGSVEGLRERLAAMSR; translated from the coding sequence ATGCCGGGCCCGGAACCCGCTGACGGCGGTCCATCCCGAACCTTTCCCGAGGCCGCCAACGCCCTGGGCGGAGAACCCTCTGCCTACCTCCGGCAACACGCCGGGAACCCCGTCCATTGGCGCCCGTTCGGCGACGAGGCCTTCGCCTTTGCCGCCGCCCGTGACGTCCCGGTGTTCCTCTCGATCGGCTATGCGGCCTGCCACTGGTGCCACGTCATGGCCCACGAATCATTTGAGGACCCGGCCACCGCGGAGTTCCTGAATGCCAACTTCGTCGCCATCAAGGTGGACCGCGAGGAGCGCCCTGACGTCGACGCCGTCTACATGGCCGCCACCCAGGCGATCAGCGGCGAAGGCGGCTGGCCGATGTCAGTCTTCCTCCTGCCTGACGGCAGGGCCTTCCATGCCGGCACCTATTACCCGCCCCGGCCGATGCCGGGCCGGCCTTCCTTCGGCCAGGTCCTCGAGGCCGTACGGGAGGCCTGGCGGGAGCGCCGCGGCGCCGTCGAAGCCAATGCCGCCACCTTGGCGCGAGGCATCGCCGGGTCACAACTTGGTTCAGCCGTCCGGCTCGACGGGCCGCCCGGGCCCGTGGACGCCGCCTTGCTCCCGGAAGCCGTGCGCGCGCTGGCCCGTTCGGAAGACCCGGAGGACGGCGGTTTTGGCGCCGCGCCCAAGTTCCCGCCCTCCGCGGTCCTTGAATTCCTGATCCGACACGCCGCCGTGCCGTCGGCCGCTGCTGGCCCGGACACCGCGGCGGCCGCCCGGGACATGGCGGGCCGCACGCTCGCCGCGATGTCCCGGTCGGCGCTGTTCGACCAGCTCGACGGCGGCTTCGCCCGCTACTCCGTGACGCGGGACTGGTCCGTTCCGCACTTCGAGAAAATGCTCTACGACAACGCCCAGCTGCTCCGCGTCTACGTGCACTGGGTCCGGCTCGGCGGTACGGCGCACTTCCCGGCCGCGGAGGCTGCGGAGGTCGCCTCCCGCACCGCCGACTGGATCCTGTCCTCGCTGGGCCTCGGGGCCGCCGGCGGGGCGGGCCCAGAAGGCGGCCCCGAGGCTCTCGCCTCGTCCCTGGACGCCGACACCGTGGTGGAGGGCGTGCACTCCGAGGGGGCCAGCTATCTCTGGACGGCCGCGGAGCTGGCCGGTCTGCTGGGGCCCGCGGACGGTCCGGCCGTGGCGGAACTGATGAATGTGCATGCCCGCGGCACGGTCTCCGCGGACGGCTCCCCGCTGCACCCCGGGCGCGCGGCCGGCGGCGGGGAGGCCGCCCTGTGGCAACGGGCCCGGCCGTTGCTCCTGGCAGCGCGGAACCGCCGGCCGCAGCCGGCCCGGGATGACAAGGTCGTGGCCGGCTGGAACGGGCTGGCCGTCGCGGCGCTGGCCGAAGCCGGCGCCGTGCTGGGCCGCCCGGAGCTGGCCGGAGCCGCCGAACGGATCGCGGCGTACCTGGCGCGCGTGCACTGGAAGGCAGGCTCCGGCGGCGGACCCGGCACGCTCGTGCGGGTGTCCCATGCCGGGGCAGCCCGGGGGATCGGCGGCCTGCTGGAGGACTACGCCTTCTGCGCCGAAGGCCTGCTCGCGCTTTACGCCGTCTCCGGCCGCACCCGCTGGTACCGGCTGGCCGACGCCATGGTGCAGGCCGCCTGCACGCGGTTCGTGGCCGACGGCGCCCTGACGGACACCGCGGGGGAGTCGGAGCAGGTGTTCAATGCCCAGGGCCGGCGCGCCGCTCTGGACCCCTTCGACGGCGCCACCCCCAGCGGGGCCGCGGCCTTCGCGGGCGTGCTGCTGTCCTACTCGGCACTCTCGGGTTCGAGTCAACACCGTGCCCTGGCCGGCAACATCCTGTCCCTGCTGCCGCCGCTGGCCACCCGGGCGCCCCGGGTGGCAGGGTGGCTGCTCGCGACGGCGCAGGCCGGGCTGGCAGGCCCGGTGGAGGCCGCCGTCGCCGGCCCGGACACGCCGGAGCGGGCGGCAATGCACCGCGAGCTGCTGCGCTCGCCCAGCCCGGGGCTGGTGATCGCGGTCCAGGACGGCGGCGACGCCGGCGGTGAAGATGCCGCGGCGGTGCCGCTGCTGCACGGCCGCGGCGCCGGTCCGGACGGCGGCCCCCAGGTGTTCCTGTGCCGCGGCATGGTCTGTGACCGTCCGGCGGGTTCCGTCGAAGGGCTGCGGGAACGCCTGGCTGCCATGTCCCGATGA
- the mca gene encoding mycothiol conjugate amidase Mca — MTASPSPSVPLRLLAVHAHPDDESSKGAATMAMYAAAGIDVLVATCTDGSRGDIQNPAMEGEPHPKRDMAGARRLEMTRAARILGVSQRWLGFVDSGLPEGDPLPPLPAGSFAVQPLERAAAPLVRLVRGFKPHVILSYDENGGYPHPDHIMAHRVAVEAFEAAADPARYPGTGDPWAPGKLYYDRAFSPDRFRALHFALEEAGLQSPYAERLATWLEADAEGHTPPAPTHPTTTQIECGDFFEARDDALRAHRTQVDPEGFFFAVSPAMQRRIWPWEDYSLIQSRIPTELPETDLFAGLR; from the coding sequence ATGACAGCGTCCCCCAGCCCGTCAGTGCCGCTTCGACTGCTGGCCGTCCATGCTCATCCCGACGACGAATCCAGCAAGGGCGCCGCCACGATGGCCATGTATGCCGCCGCGGGCATCGACGTCCTGGTGGCGACCTGCACCGACGGCTCCCGCGGTGACATCCAGAACCCTGCGATGGAAGGCGAACCGCACCCCAAGCGCGACATGGCAGGGGCCCGCCGGCTGGAGATGACCCGGGCGGCCCGGATCCTCGGCGTCAGCCAGCGCTGGCTGGGTTTTGTGGATTCCGGACTTCCGGAAGGCGATCCCTTGCCGCCCCTGCCGGCGGGCTCCTTCGCCGTGCAGCCCCTGGAACGGGCCGCCGCGCCCCTGGTCAGGCTGGTCCGCGGGTTCAAGCCCCACGTGATCCTCAGCTACGACGAGAACGGCGGCTACCCGCACCCGGACCACATCATGGCGCACCGGGTGGCAGTGGAGGCCTTCGAAGCCGCCGCCGATCCCGCCCGCTACCCGGGAACGGGCGATCCCTGGGCGCCCGGCAAGCTGTACTACGACCGCGCTTTCAGCCCGGACCGCTTCCGTGCCCTGCACTTCGCGCTGGAGGAAGCCGGGCTGCAGTCCCCGTATGCCGAACGCCTGGCAACCTGGCTGGAGGCGGATGCGGAAGGCCACACCCCTCCGGCGCCGACGCACCCCACCACCACCCAGATCGAGTGCGGGGACTTCTTTGAAGCCCGCGACGATGCGCTCCGGGCGCACCGCACCCAGGTGGATCCGGAGGGATTCTTCTTCGCGGTTTCCCCGGCGATGCAGCGCCGGATCTGGCCGTGGGAAGACTACTCCCTGATCCAGTCCCGGATCCCCACGGAGCTGCCCGAAACGGACCTCTTCGCCGGGCTAAGATAG